The Veillonellaceae bacterium genome includes the window AAAGCCGCTTATTACTATCCCTTGCGTACTTGGTCTTGCTTATGTTATGAACTACTCCGGCATGAGCGCTACTCTTGGCCTGCTGCTTGCTGGAACAGGTAGCTACTTCCCGTTCTTTGCTCCGCTTCTTGGCTGGGTAGGCGTATTCCTGACTGGTTCTGATACTTCCGCTAACGCATTGTTCGGTAACCTTCAAGCTGTTACCGCTGAGCAAGTTGGCGTTGATCCGGTCCTGACTGTAGCCGCTAACTCCTCTGGTGGTGTTACTGGTAAAATGATTTCACCGCAAAGTATCGCGGTTGCAACTGCAGCTACCGGTCTTGTTGGTAAAGAGGGCGAACTCTTCAGCTTTACTGTAATGCACTCCTTCATCTTAGCTTTAGCTGTGTGTTTGATGACTTATGCTCAAGCATATGTTCTAAACTGGATGATTCCTTAAACTTACTAATAGAGAGCAGCCTAATAAGCTGCTCTCTTATTTTTTTTAAAGGCGACTGCTGATTAAATTTTTCAGCAGCCGCCTTTTTCTTCATGTTTTGCGAAAAATTTGGTTATGCTAGTCGTATGACTTATGTTTAAGGGGATGATCTCCTCTAAACACAGCTACATATCAGGAGGTGCTTTTATGGCTGAAGTTTCACTAAAAGGTGAACAAAGAGTGTTTATGACAGGCAATGAAGTTATTGCTTGGGCCGCAGTTGCTGCAAAAGTGGACATTATGTATGGTTACCCGATAACTCCACAGAATGAAATAATGCACTATTGGACACGGCTGGCGCCTAAGCACAATAAGAAGTTTCTCCAGACGGAGGACGAAATTTCTGCCGGATTTACTTCGCTGGGCGGCGTCTTGTCTGGGCGAAAAGCATTCACGGCAACTGCTGGACCAGGCAACGTATTAATGCAGGAATCTGCCGGCATGGCAGAAATGATGCGCTTGCCCATGGTCTATGTAATCCAGCAGCGTGGCGGTCCTTCGACGGCGACAGTTATTTATGCCCAGCAGGAAACAACGCTTACAACCTTTGGCGGTAATGGCGAAGGTCATCGGATTGTGTATTCAACGGCCGGGCATCAGGAATTGTTTGACTACACGATTAAAGCCTTTAATAGCGCTTGGACTTATCGGTTTCCGACGTTTATTCTAGGTGACGGCTATCAGGCCAAGATGCGGGAGCCGCTTACAATCTACGATCCCGAAGAACGCGGAATAACATTAGTTAAGCCTGAGCCTATTCTAGGCGACACCGAAAGACCGGACCGTCCATACAAACATTTGCGCAATACCTATAATACTGAAGATGAGCTTTACAATG containing:
- a CDS encoding ferredoxin oxidoreductase — its product is MAEVSLKGEQRVFMTGNEVIAWAAVAAKVDIMYGYPITPQNEIMHYWTRLAPKHNKKFLQTEDEISAGFTSLGGVLSGRKAFTATAGPGNVLMQESAGMAEMMRLPMVYVIQQRGGPSTATVIYAQQETTLTTFGGNGEGHRIVYSTAGHQELFDYTIKAFNSAWTYRFPTFILGDGYQAKMREPLTIYDPEERGITLVKPEPILGDTERPDRPYKHLRNTYNTEDELYNVVMANQRDWDAMADKVVEWDAKGCEDADIIIVTHGIVSRAGLGAYNQLRAEGKKVGYFRPITVRPFPGKQLQEAMKNAKKLLIAESAYGQLLKLVQTHTYGSTIEIATLLKPGVGITSEEIYEECSKL